The sequence AGTGCGACCTTCACCTTCCGCGGCGAGGAGAAGGTCACCGTGGCCGACGCCCCGCCTGTGGAGACGGCCGGCGGCGCGCCGAACCTCTCCAAGGAGTGACGCCGCGCTCGGCGTGAGCCGAGCAAGCGTGTGCGCCTACCAGGGCCCGGCCCCGGCACCCCGCGAGGGGAGCCGGGGCCGGGCCTTTTGGGTTCGGCGCGGGGGCCTGGTCAGAACGTGACGGTGACGTGCGCGGGGAGGGCGTCGGCGTTGCGCATCGAATCCGGGTCCGCGCCGTGGAGCGTGATCTGGCGAAGCCGGGGCAGTGCCGCGAACGGGGCGAGGTCGATGCGCAGCCGGGTCGCGGTGCCGGAACCCGGCTGCGAACGGATCGCCAGTTCCTCCAGGCCGGGGAAGTGCCGTGGTACCTGGGCGGGCAGCCCGTCCCGCACCGCCGTCACAGACAGCACGCGGATGTCCGGCAGCGCTGGGAAGCTCTCTTCGAGCAGCTCGGCGATGCCGCCGCTGACGGACAGGGAGGTCAACTCGGGCAGCGATGCGAGCCGGTCCCAGTCGGCGGGGGCGAACCGGTCGGGCAGCGGCGAGTGGCAGCCGAGGTGCACAAGCGAGGTCAGCCGTTCGACGCCTTCGAGCCCTCGGGTCCCGTATCCCGTGTAGAGGTGGGTGAGAGGCAGTCCGTCGGGGAGCGCGACCATGCCCGGCCAGGTGGAGTCGTCGCTGTTGATCGCGAGGGACGTGAGCCGCGGGAGACCGGCGAGCACGCTGAGGTCGAGGTCGGCGGGCAGACCGTACATCCTGAGCTCGCTCAGTGGCATGCCCGTCAACAGCGACACTGTGGTGAGGTCGGAGCAGTTGCTGAGTCCCAGGTCGTCCAGCCTTGACAGCACGCGCAGTTGCCCCAGCATCTCGTCGGTGATGGGAGCGTGCCATTGAAGGCTGGTGAGGCTTCGGGCGCCGAGGAGGTCGGCGAACCCGGTGTCAAGTCGTCCGAAGGCGATGAGGCGCTCGACCCCTCCGAGCGCGAGCACGGTGCGCAGCTCTTCGACGGAGTGGACGAGGTACTGCGTGTCGGCCCGTGGCAGGCGGTCCATGATCTCCACCGCGTAGTGCTGCGGGTCCGCACCGAACGGGAACTGACCCAACGACCCACGGATTTCGGCCTTGGCGTGCTGCGTGAAACGCGCCAGCACGGGGACCGCGGCGTCGCCGCCGATCAGCCACGCGGTGTCCACCACGGCCTCCGCCTGATCGTCGTCCAGCCCCTCCGGCCCCGGCAGCAGCTCCAGCACCAGTGGGCCCGCCTCGGACAGCTTCGCCGCCTCCCCGGACGTCCGGGGCGGGATCAGGGTCGCGCCCCGTTCCTCCACCTGGGCCCGCACCGCGGGGTCCAGCTCTGTCGCGTGTTCGAGGCAGGCCAGGGCGAGGAGGTGGAGGCGGGTGCGGTGGGTCTTCGTACGGTCGCCGCGGGTGAGGAGTTTGCGGAGCAGGCGGGCGCGCTCGTCGGGGCGGGCGTGGGCGACGGCCATCCGGATCACGTCGGCCCACTGGTCGTGGTGGGCGTTGCGGACCATGAGGTCGAAGTCGCGCTCCTCGATCGCGGCCTTCGCGGCGAGGTAGTCCTGGAAGGTGCGGTGGACGAAGTCCACGGTGGTGCCGGCGACCGGTTCGCGGATCAGGCCGCTGCGGTCGAGCAGGTGGCGGTAGACGTCGGGGGCGGAGCCGAGCGCGGCCTCGACCGCGGGCATCGCGGGCAGCGAGGCGGCCACCAGCTCGACCGCGTCGGCCCGGTCCATCTCCGCCTGGCCGTTCTTCACCAGCCAGTACGCCAGCCGTTGCAGCAGCTGGATCTGCGGGGCCTCGGTGAGCAGGGGTTCGAGGTCGCGCTCGCGGTCGCGGCGGTTGAGCAGCATCGACAGGGCGGCGTCGTACAGCTCCTTGCGGCCGGTGGGGAGGTAGCCGTTGCGGTCGCGGTGCAGGGCGCAGATGAGGCTGCACATGAGGGGGTTGGTGGCGAGCCGGGCGAGGTCCTGCTTGGTGTGCAGGGCGTCGTGCAGGGAGCGCTCGTACGCGTCGAGGCGGGCCAGCTCCTCGGGGTCGCCGGGCACCGTGGCGCGGGCCGCGTCGTGCCAGCGGGCGGTGAACGCGCGGATGTCGGCGCGGCTCATCGGGGCGAGGGTCAGCTCGGTGAAGCCCATGTCGGCGAGCCAGGAGTCCTCGACGGCGGAGGGGCGGGAGGTGACCAGCCAGCGGTTGCCCGGGTAGGTGTCGAGCAGCAGGCGCAGCCACTCGCCGACCCGGGTCCGGGTGCGCTCGTCGACCTCGTCCATGCCGTCGACCAGCACCAGCGCGCGCCGGTCGGTGAGCACCTGCTCGGTCCAGCCCGGGGGAGCGGTGAGCGGGGTGCCCACCGAGGTCAGGAATTCCGCGGGCATCGGCAGCCGCTCCTGGCGGGCGATGGTCCGCAGCGGGAGGACGTACGGCACCAGGCCGTGCAGATGGCGCAGGTGCTCGCCGAGGTCCTGGCGGGCGGCGCCGACCGCGAGCCACTGCACCAGCGTGCTCTTGCCGGAGCCGGCCACCCCGCGCAGCAGCACCCGGTCCTGCCCGGCGAGCGCCCGCTCGGCGGGGAGCGGCCCGGTACGGACGGCGGCGCCGCCGGTGGCGCCGCCCGCGATGTCGGTCGCGGACCGGCCGGGCGCCCAGCCGTCGGCGCCGGTGCCGCGGTCGGCGGTGACCTCCAGGCCGTAGTACGCGCTGTCCAGCGGCCAGGTGACGCGGGAGCGGGCGGTGAAGTCGATGCCGAAGATCCGCAGGGTGCCGTGGTGCCGGGCGAGGTGGTCGGCGTAGCGGGTCTCGAAGTCCGGGGGGCGGCGGGGCGGGCTGACCGGGCGCGGGACGCGGTATCCGTGGGCGGCCAGGGCGTCGACGAAGGTCTCGTCGCCGAGCAGGCGGGCGAGCGGGGTGAAGGCGATCCGGCTCTGCTGCCAGCCGTTCTGCTGGGCGACGACCACGCCGAGCAGGGCGCCGCCGGTGAGGACCGCGGCACCGGACAGGCCCGCCCACGGCGAGGTGCCGTCGGCGGCGGTCGTGGGTGGGGCACCGTCCACGACGAGTACGCCGTACTCGCTGAAGAGGTTCGAGCCGGGCTTGTAGGTGCCGATGACCTGCTCGGTGTCCAGCCGGCCGCCGTCGAAGCGCTGCACGTGCGGGAAGCCGATCGCCTCGCAGCCGGCGACCGGGTCGAGGGACGCGGTGTCGGCCCAGCGGTCGGCGGGGAAGGCGTGGCCGGGGGGAGCGTCGGGGAAGGCGTCGTCGGGGGCGAGCCGCTGCTCGCCGGCGACCAGCGCCACGTCGATGCCGCGCCCCGGGTCGTACCAGGTGCCCACGCGCCGGCCCTCGGCGCGGATCGGGCCGCCGGGCGTGGTGAGCCGTACGGGGGCGTCGCCGGCGACGACGTGGGCGGCGGTCAGCACCAGGGTCGGGGTCAGCAGGTAGCCGCTGCCCTGGACGTGGCCGGACTGGAGGACGGCGAGGCGGCGGGGCGCGACGTGCGGTGCGACGCGGGGTGCCGGGCGGGCGGGCACGGGGCGGTCAGCCCTCGTACTGCACGCTCGACGCGTCCCCGTCCCGCGGAGCTCCGATCACGAGGAAGTCACCGGTGGCGGACTTCGGGTGCAGGGTCAGGGAGACGGTGTGGGTGGCGCCGGAGGTGCGGGAGGCCTCCGCGCCGGCCTCGACGATCCACGCCTTGACGCCGCCGCGGCCGGTCCTGGTCCGCTGCAGCTCCACCGTGAACTCCATGTGGATCTCGCCGACCTCGAACCGTACGTTCGCGCCGGCGCCGCGCACCGCGCCCTCCATCAGCCCGGCCCGTACCGCCTCGACGGCGTCGGCCAGCTCCATGCCGGTCAGCGCGGGCCCGGCCGCGTCCTGGGTCTGGTCCTGTGCGGTCATGGTTCTTCCGCCCCCCTCTCGGCCCGGACCCGCCGGTCCGGGAACGCTCGGAATCCTCCGCCGGAGCCGCGCCCGATGCTCCACGGAAAGCCGTTCCCACCGTAGTGCCGGTGAGGTGTCCCACGTGACGCGGACCACTTACTAACGGAAATAGTGCGTGGGGCGGGGGCGTGGACCTACAAGGAACCTGCATCGGGCAATTCGGACATCAAGCATCTTTTCGGCTACGAATGTCCGTAGTAAGGGAGGTCCTTGCCAGTGCCCGGAATGTCGGGTTACCAAGGATTCGCGACGGACCGCTGCCGGATTCGCCGCTCCCCCATCCAGTGAGGTCATTTCTTCATGCGCAAGAACTCAACGACGCAGAACCGCTCCCCGAAGACCGTCACCCGCGGCCGGGTCGCCGTAGTGGGCGGCGGCCTGGTGGTGGCGCTCGCGCTGGGCTCTACGGCGGCGTTCGCCGCCACGTCGCACTCCTCCTCCCAGGACGCCGCGGCCTCCCAGAGCGCCTCGGGCTTCATGTCGGCCGAAACGGTCGCCAGCATCTCCGACGCCGTGCACGCCCAGGCGGTCAGCCAGAAGACCGCCGCGGACCAGACCGCGGCCAAGGCGAAGGCCGACGCCAAGGCGAAGGCGGACGCGAAGGCGAAGGCCGCCGCGAAGGCCAAGAAGCTCCAGGCGTCGTGGGTCACCCCGACCACCGGCTACAAGCTGGGCGCGGGCTACGCGCAGGCGGGTCCGCACTGGATTCACACCCACTCCGGCCAGGACTTCGTCGTCAACAGCGGCACCACCGTCCGCGCCGCGCACGAGGGCACCGTGGTGACGGCCGGCTGGGGCGGCGCCTACGGCAACAACATCGTGATCAAGCACGGGTCGCACCTGTACACGCAGTACGGCCACCTGTCGAAGATAGGCGTGCACGTCGGCGAGCACGTGAACACCGCGGAGAAGATCGGCCTGTCCGGCTCCACCGGCAACTCGACCGGCCCGCACCTGCACTTCGAGGTCCGGACCACTCCGTACTACGGCTCCTCGGTCGAGCCGCTGCACTTCCTGCGCGCGCACGGCGTCAACCCGTAAGGCGGGCGAGACCCTCGAAATGGGGACCCGGGCATCGGTGATGCCCGGGTCCCCTTCGCGTGTTTCGCCGCCGGGCCCGCCCTGGTGCGGCGGTGCCGGGGCCCGGAGCCCGGGGCCCCGAAGTCCCGGGCCCTGCGGCCCCGCGCCCGTATGCCCGGCGTCCGGCCTCAGCCGGTGACGAGGTCGGCGTCCGCCTGGGCGACCAGGTCGAGGGCGACCGCGAGGACGGCCGCGCGCTTCTCCTCGGCGCCGCCCGCGATGCTCTGCATGGCGAACATCCCCGCGTGCATCGCGAAGAGCGCGGTCAGCGAGCGCACCTGCGCGGTCAGCGGCGAGTCCGGCTCCTTGAGCAGCTCGCTGAGCGCGGTGAGCCGGCTCTTGAAGGACTCGCCGATGGCGAGGTCGCGGACGGTGGCCTGGTTCTCCTGGAAGAACCGGAAGAGGTCGGTGGCGCCCCACAGCGCGTCGCCGTAGCGGCGCAGCAGCTCCTGCTTGGTGTCCAGCGTGCGCGGCTGGCCCTGGGCCCAGGCGATCAGCTCGTCGATCGGGGCCGCGAGGTCCTCCGAGACGCTGATCAGGATGTCTTCCTTCGTCTTGAAGTGGTAGTACAGCGCGGCCTTGGTGACATCCAGTCGCTCGGCGATCTCTCGCAGCGACGTCTTCTCGTACCCCTGCTCGGCGAAGAGCTTCAGGGCGACGTCCTGGATGCGGCGGCGCGTGTCGCTGCGCCGAGCGTGGTGCGGTGTAGCCATGGCGGTCGCTCTCCTGCTGCACTACGCGTGACCTCGGACGGTCACGGCGTGACGGGCCCACTCACGGTACGGCCCCACCACGACCTTACGCACTTACTTGACGCCCGGCTAGTTAGGGCCCTACCTTGCTGCTGGACCAGATAACTAGCCGGGCGGCAAGTAAGTTCAGTGAACGACTCCGCCCTCCTCTCGGAGGAAGGGACGCCGGTCATGACCCAGACCGACACGCCTCGCAGTGACACACCGCCCGCTGCCGCCGAACCGCGCCAGCGCAGC comes from Streptomyces sp. NBC_00448 and encodes:
- a CDS encoding trypco2 family protein, with translation MTAQDQTQDAAGPALTGMELADAVEAVRAGLMEGAVRGAGANVRFEVGEIHMEFTVELQRTRTGRGGVKAWIVEAGAEASRTSGATHTVSLTLHPKSATGDFLVIGAPRDGDASSVQYEG
- a CDS encoding M23 family metallopeptidase, which translates into the protein MRKNSTTQNRSPKTVTRGRVAVVGGGLVVALALGSTAAFAATSHSSSQDAAASQSASGFMSAETVASISDAVHAQAVSQKTAADQTAAKAKADAKAKADAKAKAAAKAKKLQASWVTPTTGYKLGAGYAQAGPHWIHTHSGQDFVVNSGTTVRAAHEGTVVTAGWGGAYGNNIVIKHGSHLYTQYGHLSKIGVHVGEHVNTAEKIGLSGSTGNSTGPHLHFEVRTTPYYGSSVEPLHFLRAHGVNP
- a CDS encoding TetR/AcrR family transcriptional regulator, with protein sequence MATPHHARRSDTRRRIQDVALKLFAEQGYEKTSLREIAERLDVTKAALYYHFKTKEDILISVSEDLAAPIDELIAWAQGQPRTLDTKQELLRRYGDALWGATDLFRFFQENQATVRDLAIGESFKSRLTALSELLKEPDSPLTAQVRSLTALFAMHAGMFAMQSIAGGAEEKRAAVLAVALDLVAQADADLVTG
- a CDS encoding NACHT domain-containing protein, whose translation is MPARPAPRVAPHVAPRRLAVLQSGHVQGSGYLLTPTLVLTAAHVVAGDAPVRLTTPGGPIRAEGRRVGTWYDPGRGIDVALVAGEQRLAPDDAFPDAPPGHAFPADRWADTASLDPVAGCEAIGFPHVQRFDGGRLDTEQVIGTYKPGSNLFSEYGVLVVDGAPPTTAADGTSPWAGLSGAAVLTGGALLGVVVAQQNGWQQSRIAFTPLARLLGDETFVDALAAHGYRVPRPVSPPRRPPDFETRYADHLARHHGTLRIFGIDFTARSRVTWPLDSAYYGLEVTADRGTGADGWAPGRSATDIAGGATGGAAVRTGPLPAERALAGQDRVLLRGVAGSGKSTLVQWLAVGAARQDLGEHLRHLHGLVPYVLPLRTIARQERLPMPAEFLTSVGTPLTAPPGWTEQVLTDRRALVLVDGMDEVDERTRTRVGEWLRLLLDTYPGNRWLVTSRPSAVEDSWLADMGFTELTLAPMSRADIRAFTARWHDAARATVPGDPEELARLDAYERSLHDALHTKQDLARLATNPLMCSLICALHRDRNGYLPTGRKELYDAALSMLLNRRDRERDLEPLLTEAPQIQLLQRLAYWLVKNGQAEMDRADAVELVAASLPAMPAVEAALGSAPDVYRHLLDRSGLIREPVAGTTVDFVHRTFQDYLAAKAAIEERDFDLMVRNAHHDQWADVIRMAVAHARPDERARLLRKLLTRGDRTKTHRTRLHLLALACLEHATELDPAVRAQVEERGATLIPPRTSGEAAKLSEAGPLVLELLPGPEGLDDDQAEAVVDTAWLIGGDAAVPVLARFTQHAKAEIRGSLGQFPFGADPQHYAVEIMDRLPRADTQYLVHSVEELRTVLALGGVERLIAFGRLDTGFADLLGARSLTSLQWHAPITDEMLGQLRVLSRLDDLGLSNCSDLTTVSLLTGMPLSELRMYGLPADLDLSVLAGLPRLTSLAINSDDSTWPGMVALPDGLPLTHLYTGYGTRGLEGVERLTSLVHLGCHSPLPDRFAPADWDRLASLPELTSLSVSGGIAELLEESFPALPDIRVLSVTAVRDGLPAQVPRHFPGLEELAIRSQPGSGTATRLRIDLAPFAALPRLRQITLHGADPDSMRNADALPAHVTVTF